The following proteins come from a genomic window of Lolium rigidum isolate FL_2022 chromosome 5, APGP_CSIRO_Lrig_0.1, whole genome shotgun sequence:
- the LOC124658430 gene encoding F-box/FBD/LRR-repeat protein At1g13570-like isoform X2, producing MGNYLTSTISAQEHDQHVHVRPARRLTNEKGRPIVRLEDLPEDVLHTVLSKLPAREVVRSSVLSRKWRSVWTTCIKLSFNDADVCSGRGGAKSEQGTQVFIDRVDAVLRRHRGRAVDQFEIKFIFESKLADHLDNWISFAMTAHTKNLAFDLAPPSNFLKHGDHYRPPPAQFVGFPNLRKLALHVLDTTNQDLDNILGSCCKLEWLSIVRCHLKDELKVTRPLSHLRYLRVMHCDITKIDFHAAELSTFVYKGSFIPVSLRHASKLEKAKIWFYDTTFQQAITSLLDGLPDVRNLTLQFSFQRLENRWVLNSPHMFSQLRHVQILLIATDEDADKILYLVSFLRVAPFIEKLEVHFHCLPTLWFANCGPLRQQIPANEYKYVNLKNVRVTGFRGARGQVEFLMHVVENAPAIQGVTVDTTQRLTDAYDPDEATPTLDRAALDMIGTRYHLSTSALGRGGRDPSKRCPLHHQPVEDNAIHSLSSYGCRTAPLMT from the exons ATGGGCAACTATCTGACAAGCACAATATCGGCACAGGAGCATGATCAGCATGTCCATGTTAGACCAGCGAGGAGACTGACAAACGAAAAGGGAAGGCCGATTGTTAGGCTCGAAGACCTTCCAGAG GATGTGCTGCATACGGTTCTATCGAAATTACCTGCAAGAGAGGTCGTGCGGTCCAGCGTCTTGTCGAGAAAGTGGAGATCCGTGTGGACAACCTGCATCAAGCTGAGCTTCAATGACGCCGATGTGTGCAGTGGGCGTGGCGGTGCGAAATCGGAACAAGGCACCCAGGTTTTCATCGACCGTGTCGACGCGGTTCTGCGGAGGCACCGAGGCAGGGCTGTTGACCAGTTTGAGATCAAGTTTATATTCGAGAGCAAGCTCGCTGACCATCTCGATAACTGGATCAGCTTTGCGATGACAGCCCACACGAAGAATCTAGCTTTTGATCTGGCACCACCATCCAATTTCCTCAAGCACGGGGATCATTACAG ACCACCTCCTGCCCAGTTCGTAGGTTTCCCAAACCTAAGAAAGCTTGCTCTCCACGTACTCGACACCACAAATCAGGATCTCGACAATATCTTGGGCAGTTGCTGTAAACTTGAGTGGCTGAGCATAGTGAGATGCCATCTGAAGGATGAACTGAAGGTGACTCGCCCATTGTCCCACCTGCGTTACCTGAGAGTCATGCACTGCGATATAACCAAGATAGACTTCCATGCTGCAGAACTCTCCACCTTTGTTTATAAAGGATCATTCATACCTGTTTCCCTCCGTCATGCTTCGAAACTTGAAAAGGCGAAAATTTGGTTTTACGATACAACTTTTCAGCAAGCTATCACCTCACTTCTCGATGGGCTTCCGGATGTACGAAACCTGACATTGCAGTTTTCATTTCAACGACTAGAG AACCGATGGGTGTTAAACAGCCCTCACATGTTTTCTCAGCTCAGGCATGTGCAGATACTGCTCATCGCAACTGATGAAGACGCTGACAAAATTCTCTATTTAGTTTCCTTTCTGAGGGTTGCTCCCTTTATTGAAAAGCTTGAAGTACAT TTTCATTGCCTTCCTACTTTGTGGTTTGCAAATTGTGGGCCTTTGAGACAACAAATACCCGCGAATGAATACAAATACGTGAATCTGAAGAATGTACGTGTTACAGGATTTAGAGGAGCAAGAGGCCAAGTTGAATTCCTTATGCATGTTGTGGAGAATGCCCCTGCGATACAAGGGGTGACTGTAGATACAACTCAAAGACTAACTGACGCATATGATCCAGATGAAGCAACCCCAACACTAGATAGGGCGGCGCTTGATATG ATTGGCACTAGATACCATCTAAGCACATCGGCGCTCGGGCGTGGTGGCCGTGACCCCAGCAAGCGATGTCCTCTTCATCACCAGCCGGTCGAGGACAATGCAATCCACTCCCTCTCTTCCTACGGCTGCCGCACCGCGCCACTCATGACCTGA
- the LOC124656967 gene encoding uncharacterized protein LOC124656967, with amino-acid sequence MAHPESSPPVRNRSLRLTSPLLPSSPAKEVKGHPIAAAESSPRAQSGETDERPAAKEAAANGDPPSKEAGDGTAVARPPLSKEAVAGGELGAEGEGLRKPEAEGEGVKKPTAAELKKAETGGEHKKPTGDEPKIPRADEPGTSGNEPENPRAGEAGTSGAESSMPVRAWVTGLGAAGERLYGLSTSISGYQASVAHLSEFLQRVATYAPDSATAGPGPAVLTSIARVCGNIGGLLGDTAAAIQGANSIGLLLGGALQQVARLYGLEVVEEPKPEGKPEAASSPTKTKIIVSTVEQAVKVIKWIGNDSEAEVDVDLDVTPFMAVKIYEEFRSHGPQVLSLISGGATLKAKRAAFYEKND; translated from the exons atggcgcaccccgagag CTCACCACCGGTCCGTAACCGCTCGCTCCGCCTCACCTCGCCGCTCCTCCCCAGTTCTCCGGCGAAGGAGGTCAAAGGCCACCCGATTGCGGCGGCGGAGTCGTCGCCTCGCGCCCAGTCGGGGGAAACGGACGAGAGGCCTGCCGCGAAGGAGGCCGCGGCGAATGGGGACCCTCCCTCGAAGGAGGCGGGGGACGGGACGGCGGTGGCGAGGCCCCCTCTCTCGAAGGAGGCGGTTGCGGGCGGGGAGCTTGGAGCGGAGGGGGAGGGCCTCAGGAAGCCAGAGGCCGAAGGGGAGGGCGTCAAGAAGCCCACCGCGGCTGAGCTCAAGAAGGCGGAAACCGGGGGAGAGCACAAGAAGCCGACCGGCGACGAGCCCAAGATTCCGAGAGCGGACGAGCCTGGGACAAGCGGCAACGAGCCCGAGAATCCCAGAGCGGGCGAGGCTGGGACAAGCGGCGCTGAGTCGTCCATGCCAG TCAGGGCATGGGTGACTGGATTGGGGGCGGCCGGCGAGAGGTTGTACGGATTAAGCACGTCCATTTCTGGGTACCAGGCCAGCGTTGCACATCTTAGCGAATTCCTGCAGCGCGTCGCTACTTATGCGCCGGACAGCGCCACAGCAGGACCTGGCCCAGCTGTGCTGACTAGCATCGCCAGGGTTTGCGGCAACATCGGGGGTTTACTAGGAGATACTGCAGCTGCAATCCAAGGAGCTAACTCTATAGGGCTGCTTTTGGGGGGTGCACTTCAACAGGTGGCACGGCTCTACGGgctagaggtggtggaggagccaAAGCCGGAGGGGAAGCCTGAGGCAGCCTCTTCACCAACGAAGACAAAAATCATCGTTAGCACGGTTGAGCAG GCAGTAAAGGTTATCAAGTGGATTGGCAACGACTCTGAGGCTGAGGTGGATGTCGACCTGGATGTTACGCCATTCATGGCTGTCAAGATTTACGAAGAGTTCAGGTCACACGGCCCTCAGGTTCTGTCCTTGATCAGTGGAGGAGCCACACTGAAGGCTAAGCGGGCTGCCTTCTACGAGAAGAACGACTAG
- the LOC124658430 gene encoding F-box/FBD/LRR-repeat protein At1g13570-like isoform X3, with product MGNYLTSTISAQEHDQHVHVRPARRLTNEKGRPIVRLEDLPEDVLHTVLSKLPAREVVRSSVLSRKWRSVWTTCIKLSFNDADVCSGRGGAKSEQGTQVFIDRVDAVLRRHRGRAVDQFEIKFIFESKLADHLDNWISFAMTAHTKNLAFDLAPPSNFLKHGDHYRFPFELLDREGASCLQRLQLCFVSFRPPPAQFVGFPNLRKLALHVLDTTNQDLDNILGSCCKLEWLSIVRCHLKDELKVTRPLSHLRYLRVMHCDITKIDFHAAELSTFVYKGSFIPVSLRHASKLEKAKIWFYDTTFQQAITSLLDGLPDVRNLTLQFSFQRLENRWVLNSPHMFSQLRHVQILLIATDEDADKILYLVSFLRVAPFIEKLEVHDLEEQEAKLNSLCMLWRMPLRYKG from the exons ATGGGCAACTATCTGACAAGCACAATATCGGCACAGGAGCATGATCAGCATGTCCATGTTAGACCAGCGAGGAGACTGACAAACGAAAAGGGAAGGCCGATTGTTAGGCTCGAAGACCTTCCAGAG GATGTGCTGCATACGGTTCTATCGAAATTACCTGCAAGAGAGGTCGTGCGGTCCAGCGTCTTGTCGAGAAAGTGGAGATCCGTGTGGACAACCTGCATCAAGCTGAGCTTCAATGACGCCGATGTGTGCAGTGGGCGTGGCGGTGCGAAATCGGAACAAGGCACCCAGGTTTTCATCGACCGTGTCGACGCGGTTCTGCGGAGGCACCGAGGCAGGGCTGTTGACCAGTTTGAGATCAAGTTTATATTCGAGAGCAAGCTCGCTGACCATCTCGATAACTGGATCAGCTTTGCGATGACAGCCCACACGAAGAATCTAGCTTTTGATCTGGCACCACCATCCAATTTCCTCAAGCACGGGGATCATTACAGGTTCCCGTTTGAACTTCTAGACAGGGAAGGTGCGTCCTGCCTACAGCGTCTTCAGCTTTGCTTTGTGTCTTTCAGACCACCTCCTGCCCAGTTCGTAGGTTTCCCAAACCTAAGAAAGCTTGCTCTCCACGTACTCGACACCACAAATCAGGATCTCGACAATATCTTGGGCAGTTGCTGTAAACTTGAGTGGCTGAGCATAGTGAGATGCCATCTGAAGGATGAACTGAAGGTGACTCGCCCATTGTCCCACCTGCGTTACCTGAGAGTCATGCACTGCGATATAACCAAGATAGACTTCCATGCTGCAGAACTCTCCACCTTTGTTTATAAAGGATCATTCATACCTGTTTCCCTCCGTCATGCTTCGAAACTTGAAAAGGCGAAAATTTGGTTTTACGATACAACTTTTCAGCAAGCTATCACCTCACTTCTCGATGGGCTTCCGGATGTACGAAACCTGACATTGCAGTTTTCATTTCAACGACTAGAG AACCGATGGGTGTTAAACAGCCCTCACATGTTTTCTCAGCTCAGGCATGTGCAGATACTGCTCATCGCAACTGATGAAGACGCTGACAAAATTCTCTATTTAGTTTCCTTTCTGAGGGTTGCTCCCTTTATTGAAAAGCTTGAAGTACAT GATTTAGAGGAGCAAGAGGCCAAGTTGAATTCCTTATGCATGTTGTGGAGAATGCCCCTGCGATACAAGGGGTGA
- the LOC124658430 gene encoding F-box/FBD/LRR-repeat protein At1g13570-like isoform X1 — translation MGNYLTSTISAQEHDQHVHVRPARRLTNEKGRPIVRLEDLPEDVLHTVLSKLPAREVVRSSVLSRKWRSVWTTCIKLSFNDADVCSGRGGAKSEQGTQVFIDRVDAVLRRHRGRAVDQFEIKFIFESKLADHLDNWISFAMTAHTKNLAFDLAPPSNFLKHGDHYRFPFELLDREGASCLQRLQLCFVSFRPPPAQFVGFPNLRKLALHVLDTTNQDLDNILGSCCKLEWLSIVRCHLKDELKVTRPLSHLRYLRVMHCDITKIDFHAAELSTFVYKGSFIPVSLRHASKLEKAKIWFYDTTFQQAITSLLDGLPDVRNLTLQFSFQRLENRWVLNSPHMFSQLRHVQILLIATDEDADKILYLVSFLRVAPFIEKLEVHFHCLPTLWFANCGPLRQQIPANEYKYVNLKNVRVTGFRGARGQVEFLMHVVENAPAIQGVTVDTTQRLTDAYDPDEATPTLDRAALDMIGTRYHLSTSALGRGGRDPSKRCPLHHQPVEDNAIHSLSSYGCRTAPLMT, via the exons ATGGGCAACTATCTGACAAGCACAATATCGGCACAGGAGCATGATCAGCATGTCCATGTTAGACCAGCGAGGAGACTGACAAACGAAAAGGGAAGGCCGATTGTTAGGCTCGAAGACCTTCCAGAG GATGTGCTGCATACGGTTCTATCGAAATTACCTGCAAGAGAGGTCGTGCGGTCCAGCGTCTTGTCGAGAAAGTGGAGATCCGTGTGGACAACCTGCATCAAGCTGAGCTTCAATGACGCCGATGTGTGCAGTGGGCGTGGCGGTGCGAAATCGGAACAAGGCACCCAGGTTTTCATCGACCGTGTCGACGCGGTTCTGCGGAGGCACCGAGGCAGGGCTGTTGACCAGTTTGAGATCAAGTTTATATTCGAGAGCAAGCTCGCTGACCATCTCGATAACTGGATCAGCTTTGCGATGACAGCCCACACGAAGAATCTAGCTTTTGATCTGGCACCACCATCCAATTTCCTCAAGCACGGGGATCATTACAGGTTCCCGTTTGAACTTCTAGACAGGGAAGGTGCGTCCTGCCTACAGCGTCTTCAGCTTTGCTTTGTGTCTTTCAGACCACCTCCTGCCCAGTTCGTAGGTTTCCCAAACCTAAGAAAGCTTGCTCTCCACGTACTCGACACCACAAATCAGGATCTCGACAATATCTTGGGCAGTTGCTGTAAACTTGAGTGGCTGAGCATAGTGAGATGCCATCTGAAGGATGAACTGAAGGTGACTCGCCCATTGTCCCACCTGCGTTACCTGAGAGTCATGCACTGCGATATAACCAAGATAGACTTCCATGCTGCAGAACTCTCCACCTTTGTTTATAAAGGATCATTCATACCTGTTTCCCTCCGTCATGCTTCGAAACTTGAAAAGGCGAAAATTTGGTTTTACGATACAACTTTTCAGCAAGCTATCACCTCACTTCTCGATGGGCTTCCGGATGTACGAAACCTGACATTGCAGTTTTCATTTCAACGACTAGAG AACCGATGGGTGTTAAACAGCCCTCACATGTTTTCTCAGCTCAGGCATGTGCAGATACTGCTCATCGCAACTGATGAAGACGCTGACAAAATTCTCTATTTAGTTTCCTTTCTGAGGGTTGCTCCCTTTATTGAAAAGCTTGAAGTACAT TTTCATTGCCTTCCTACTTTGTGGTTTGCAAATTGTGGGCCTTTGAGACAACAAATACCCGCGAATGAATACAAATACGTGAATCTGAAGAATGTACGTGTTACAGGATTTAGAGGAGCAAGAGGCCAAGTTGAATTCCTTATGCATGTTGTGGAGAATGCCCCTGCGATACAAGGGGTGACTGTAGATACAACTCAAAGACTAACTGACGCATATGATCCAGATGAAGCAACCCCAACACTAGATAGGGCGGCGCTTGATATG ATTGGCACTAGATACCATCTAAGCACATCGGCGCTCGGGCGTGGTGGCCGTGACCCCAGCAAGCGATGTCCTCTTCATCACCAGCCGGTCGAGGACAATGCAATCCACTCCCTCTCTTCCTACGGCTGCCGCACCGCGCCACTCATGACCTGA